One part of the Salmo salar chromosome ssa10, Ssal_v3.1, whole genome shotgun sequence genome encodes these proteins:
- the LOC106613873 gene encoding leucine-rich repeat-containing protein 24, with the protein MAFSLLAILILSLHALSSIGCPVGCRCYSLTVECGSTGLRDIPSHVPPSTQTIFLQDNAIGQIRLSDLSQLGRLHYLYLQNNSISALEPGAFQSQGQLLELALNGNRIHLVTADMFRGLEHLRILYLAGNDITRLQDYTFRGLQRLQELHLQQNSIEMLGDQGLVGLSSLALLDLSRNNLHTIGPATLRPLVSLQVLRVTDNPWRCDCALHWLRSWIDEEGQRLLSSAERRLVCSEPPRLSHLSLVEVPLNSLVCIPPLVQLEPRRLAVRLGESLRVSCHASGYPRPQVTWRKASQGKVQLSPRGLVQDLGGVGTVGAEDAIHPAAGRVRLQKEDGERFDPDTGSGMLFLSNVTVAHAGLYECEAWNAGGVARVTFQLAINSSSSSSWSPASYAPSWPRLRSNRPTSSDVSREPLYALGSMAFSALGAATQTAIAIGISLLALTALLLVAMIYSRHRHRQKDTDDKEESILYVNDYSDGPTTFAQLEEYRDERGHEMYVLNRAKPVLPPSTTATTATLGYQQQEALSPTKPQIEPDIRTMRRMAGEGGEAEPVTAESEGLFLNHTGLFLDSQIAYEIHC; encoded by the exons ATGGCCTTCTCTCTTCTGGCTATCCTGATATTATCTCTCCACGCTCTCTCATCCATTGGCTGTCCAGTGGGATGTCGCTGCTACAGCCTGACTGTGGAGTGTGGCTCTACGGGCCTCCGGGACATCCCCTCACATGTCCCACCTTCTACACAG ACCATCTTCCTTCAGGACAATGCTATCGGGCAGATTCGTCTGTCAGACCTCTCCCAGCTGGGCCGTCTGCACTACCTGTATCTGCAGAACAACAGTATCTCAGCACTGGAGCCCGGGGCCTTCCAGAGCCAGGGTCAGCTTCTGGAGCTGGCCCTCAACGGGAACCGCATCCACCTGGTCACAGCAGACATGTTCAGGGGCCTGGAGCACCTCCGCATCCTCTACCTGGCAGGAAATGACATCACTCGCCTACAGGACTACACCTTCAGAGGCCTACAG CGTCTTCAAGAGCTtcacctgcagcagaatagcattGAGATGCTGGGAGACCAAGGTCTAGTTGGTCTGTCCTCTCTGGCCCTGCTTGACCTCAGCCGGAATAACCTGCACACCATCGGCCCTGCCACCCTGCGGCCCCTCGTCAGCCTGCAGGTGCTGCGTGTCACAG ACAATCCGTGGCGTTGCGACTGTGCCCTGCACTGGCTGCGCAGCTGGATCGATGAGGAGGGCCAGCGCCTGCTGAGCTCGGCCGAGCGGCGCCTTGTCTGTTCTGAACCACCCCGCCTCTCCCACCTCAGCCTGGTGGAGGTGCCTCTTAACAGCCTGGTGTGCATCCCCCCTCTGGTGCAGCTGGAACCCCGCCGCCTGGCCGTGCGCCTGGGGGAGAGCCTGCGCGTCTCCTGCCATGCATCTGGTTACCCCCGGCCGCAGGTCACCTGGAGGAAGGCTTCCCAGGGTAAGGTGCAGCTCTCCCCCCGGGGGCTGGTGCAGGACCTGGGCGGTGTAGGGACCGTGGGGGCTGAGGATGCAATACATCCAGCTGCAGGACGGGTGAGACTCCAGAAGGAGGATGGGGAGCGCTTCGATCCAGACACGGGCAGTGGGATGCTGTTCCTTAGCAACGTGACAGTGGCTCACGCCGGGCTGTATGAGTGCGAAGCCTGGAATGCTGGAGGGGTGGCCCGTGTGACCTTTCAGCTCGCAATCAACTCTTCGTCCTCGTCCAGTTGGTCCCCTGCCTCCTACGCTCCATCCTGGCCTCGTCTGCGCTCCAATCGGCCGACATCGTCAGACGTGAGTCGAGAGCCCTTGTACGCCCTTGGCAGCATGGCCTTCAGCGCACTGGGAGCTGCTACTCAGACTGCCATCGCCATAGGGATCTCCCTGCTGGCCCTCACAGCTCTTCTCCTGGTGGCCATGATCTACAGCCGACACCGCCATCGGCAGAAGGACACAGATGACAAGGAGGAAAGCATCCTGTATGTCAATGATTACTCGGACGGACCAACAACCTTTGCCCAGCTGGAGGAGTATCGGGATGAGCGCGGGCACGAGATGTATGTTCTGAACCGGGCTAAACCCGTcctcccaccttccaccacagccACTACCGCCACCCTGGGGTACCAACAGCAGGAAGCGCTGTCTCCCACAAAGCCCCAGATAGAGCCGGATATAAGGACAATGAGAAGGATGGCAGGGGAGGGCGGGGAGGCAGAGCCGGTGACAGCCGAGTCGGAGGGCTTGTTTCTGAATCACACAGGCTTGTTCCTCGACTCACAAATTGCATATGAGATCCACTGCTGA